A genomic stretch from Bacterioplanes sanyensis includes:
- a CDS encoding (2Fe-2S)-binding protein → MYVCLCKAVTQQQIHDAVDQGHSYAQVRQNLGVATDCGCCGQAAKQVIRERVQQLPECEFSAAS, encoded by the coding sequence ATGTACGTTTGCCTGTGTAAAGCCGTTACGCAACAACAGATTCACGATGCCGTAGACCAGGGCCATAGTTATGCCCAAGTGCGTCAAAACCTCGGCGTGGCCACCGATTGTGGTTGCTGTGGCCAAGCGGCCAAGCAAGTGATTCGCGAGCGTGTACAGCAATTACCGGAATGCGAATTCTCAGCCGCCAGCTGA
- the fliD gene encoding flagellar filament capping protein FliD has protein sequence MASIQSLGLGSGVLTTDLVEQIVNAEKEATSLRLDRREELVDAKITAYGEIQSMMSTLQASVIALSSPSLAGATKVSSSNEAILTATSGITADPGSYSVEVTNTAKAHSLASSTFSSFDEIIGTGELVFSFGEITYDGSDNFVSQTVNPDRASKTITIDESNRTLSGVRDAINNANMGVTASIINDGSGYRLLVTSQQTGKENGIRIQAQDSDGNLLSGGLGALAYSESQNAGTNMSLTEKGQDAQLQVNGLTITRSSNTIDEVISGVTLNLTGADVGKPVTVTVSPDTEMLSENLQNFVTAYNDLKKFVDDLSGYDADKQQAGLLLGDSTMRNIQGQIRSMISQPIVGLSGTQYRSLTELGVNTDRFNDFLLEFDQATFNKAVREERSSVVSILAKSGSTTDSQITYVNDSINTKPGDYAVNITQLATQAKYTSGSLSTLDFSSPVIIDDSNDTFSINVNGTNAAIELTKGSYSSGDELAAQLALQINSNDRLRQSASSVTVEYNATSNNFSITSNKYGASSQVYITATDANTANTLGFSLLGRGTYQGVELTTLNADAFNGRGAQTQIGNSSVAASNGIDFSANNATFSLAVDGNPAVAVTVNADASGQDLNGDGTFGDRQDTLQAIQTAIDATSLNGQVVASFDSQGFLQFETVAEGTARSIEITAVGNSATDNVLGLDATQGAQTNGKDPGLTFADPVEFNVDVDGVATSVKVALPAATYATGNDLATALQTAIQTSMNTDPNFAGVVRGAETATGSRDISTNIDFSTTNAGFTLNVSGVERDILINTDSGDNVADIQAALDAAYGAGVVTAAMDGTGLKLSTVATGTDQYIEVMSDGRGASSSTFGDISTGIDFSGVGQNATFTLAVDGVDINVDVNGNGTVGSGDASSNLTVIQQALDSALAATGQFAAGDVVAKVNGSGNLYFETVAKQGVKTAATFGAGASLEVKNLGGTAAASLGLSAETVNNGFDALGMAAGRSFGYDLNVDVGYNYDATSDLGSLNISIGGQGTTIGFTDLDSEAIAFLGLQDASVYSPPIPKGKDVAGTINGVEATGSGQFLRAQDGNIKAKPGYYLGNAVDFSSPLVIDATNNTFKVKVDGVEAEISLVQPAVYNNGATLAQALEKAINDNATLKAEGLSVKVEYTDDPASFAHQKFGIISNSTGKDSKVEITEVSNEAANAFGFVKGIGDGEVGKDQQGNVDAASGIRLKVTGGALGARGNVSYVTGFADQLKDILDGFLNGDDSLLSVRQQGLEQDKTDIATDRSDLDARILAMETRLKSQFLYNDAIIQKLNTTQDFVKQQFEVLNASKN, from the coding sequence ATGGCATCAATACAATCGTTAGGTTTGGGTTCAGGCGTACTGACCACCGACCTGGTTGAGCAAATCGTCAATGCCGAGAAAGAAGCAACGTCGCTGCGTCTTGATCGTCGTGAAGAGTTGGTCGACGCTAAAATCACCGCCTACGGTGAAATTCAGTCGATGATGTCGACCCTGCAGGCCAGTGTGATTGCGCTGTCCAGCCCCAGCCTTGCCGGAGCGACCAAGGTTAGTTCTTCCAACGAGGCGATTTTGACTGCCACCTCGGGCATTACGGCAGATCCGGGCAGTTACAGTGTTGAAGTGACCAACACAGCCAAAGCCCACTCCCTCGCTTCATCTACGTTCTCCAGTTTTGATGAAATCATCGGCACCGGTGAACTGGTGTTTTCATTTGGTGAAATCACTTACGACGGCAGCGATAATTTTGTCAGCCAAACGGTTAATCCGGATCGAGCCTCTAAAACCATTACCATTGACGAGTCCAATCGCACCTTAAGTGGCGTTCGTGATGCCATCAATAATGCCAACATGGGGGTGACGGCCAGCATCATTAATGACGGCAGCGGTTATCGTTTATTGGTGACGTCACAACAGACCGGTAAAGAAAACGGCATTCGTATCCAGGCACAAGACAGTGATGGCAACCTGCTAAGCGGCGGTCTGGGTGCTTTGGCTTACAGTGAAAGTCAAAATGCCGGTACTAACATGTCGCTGACAGAAAAAGGTCAGGACGCGCAGTTGCAAGTGAACGGGCTGACCATTACCCGTAGCAGCAATACCATCGATGAAGTGATATCGGGCGTGACGCTCAATCTCACAGGTGCGGACGTGGGCAAACCGGTAACAGTGACGGTATCGCCAGATACCGAAATGCTGTCAGAAAATTTGCAGAACTTTGTGACTGCCTACAACGACCTGAAAAAGTTTGTCGATGACTTGTCTGGTTACGATGCCGATAAACAGCAAGCGGGTTTGTTGCTGGGTGATTCCACCATGCGCAATATCCAGGGACAAATTCGTTCTATGATCAGCCAGCCGATTGTCGGCTTGAGCGGCACTCAATATCGCTCTTTGACTGAGCTGGGCGTCAATACTGATCGTTTTAACGATTTTTTATTGGAATTTGATCAGGCCACCTTTAATAAAGCCGTGCGTGAAGAGCGTAGCTCGGTGGTGAGTATTCTGGCCAAAAGCGGCAGCACCACAGACAGTCAAATCACCTATGTAAACGACTCCATCAATACCAAACCCGGCGATTATGCGGTCAACATTACTCAACTGGCGACTCAAGCCAAATATACGTCTGGTAGTCTATCGACTTTGGATTTCTCCAGCCCGGTAATCATTGATGACAGCAATGATACCTTCAGCATCAATGTTAACGGCACCAATGCGGCGATTGAATTGACTAAGGGCAGCTACAGCAGTGGTGATGAACTGGCTGCGCAACTGGCATTGCAAATAAACTCCAATGATCGCTTGCGTCAGTCAGCGTCCAGCGTGACGGTGGAATACAATGCGACCAGTAACAATTTTAGTATTACCTCAAATAAATACGGCGCGTCTTCACAGGTGTATATCACCGCCACCGACGCCAATACGGCCAATACCCTAGGCTTTAGTTTACTGGGGCGCGGCACTTATCAGGGTGTTGAACTAACCACGCTGAATGCCGATGCGTTTAATGGCCGAGGTGCACAAACTCAAATTGGTAACAGCAGTGTGGCAGCCAGTAATGGTATTGATTTTTCCGCCAACAACGCCACCTTTTCACTGGCCGTGGATGGTAACCCGGCCGTTGCTGTAACAGTCAATGCCGATGCCAGTGGCCAGGATTTAAACGGTGATGGCACCTTCGGTGATCGTCAGGACACCTTGCAAGCCATTCAAACCGCCATCGATGCCACCTCACTAAATGGCCAGGTCGTTGCCAGTTTCGACAGCCAGGGTTTTTTGCAGTTTGAAACCGTCGCTGAAGGAACAGCGCGCAGCATCGAGATTACCGCCGTTGGTAACAGTGCGACCGATAACGTCTTGGGGTTGGATGCAACGCAAGGCGCTCAGACCAACGGCAAGGACCCTGGTCTGACCTTTGCCGACCCGGTGGAATTTAATGTCGATGTGGATGGCGTTGCTACCAGCGTTAAAGTGGCGCTGCCTGCGGCGACCTACGCAACGGGCAATGATCTGGCCACGGCATTGCAAACCGCGATTCAGACCAGCATGAATACTGACCCCAATTTCGCTGGCGTGGTGCGCGGCGCCGAAACGGCTACCGGCAGCCGCGACATCAGTACCAATATAGATTTCTCGACCACCAATGCTGGTTTTACGCTGAACGTCTCTGGGGTTGAGCGGGATATCCTGATCAATACCGACTCGGGCGACAATGTTGCAGATATTCAGGCAGCGCTGGATGCCGCTTACGGTGCGGGCGTAGTGACGGCGGCGATGGACGGCACCGGGCTGAAATTATCTACGGTGGCGACTGGCACTGACCAATACATCGAAGTCATGTCCGACGGTCGTGGTGCTTCCTCAAGCACGTTTGGCGATATATCAACCGGTATTGATTTCAGTGGTGTGGGGCAAAACGCCACCTTTACTCTGGCGGTGGATGGCGTAGACATTAATGTTGACGTTAACGGCAATGGCACCGTTGGTAGCGGTGATGCCAGCTCAAACCTGACTGTGATTCAACAGGCGCTGGACAGCGCATTAGCCGCTACTGGCCAGTTCGCCGCCGGTGATGTCGTCGCTAAGGTGAACGGATCGGGCAATCTGTATTTTGAAACCGTGGCCAAGCAGGGGGTAAAAACCGCGGCGACGTTTGGTGCAGGTGCCAGTTTGGAGGTGAAAAATCTGGGCGGTACCGCAGCGGCCAGCTTGGGTTTGAGCGCGGAAACAGTCAACAATGGCTTTGATGCACTGGGTATGGCGGCTGGCCGTTCGTTCGGTTACGACCTGAACGTTGATGTGGGTTACAACTATGATGCCACGTCGGATTTAGGGTCGCTGAATATTTCCATCGGTGGTCAGGGCACCACCATCGGCTTTACCGACTTAGATTCCGAGGCGATCGCCTTTCTTGGTTTGCAAGACGCCAGTGTGTATTCGCCGCCGATTCCGAAAGGCAAAGATGTCGCTGGTACCATTAACGGTGTGGAAGCAACCGGCTCTGGGCAGTTTTTGCGTGCGCAGGACGGCAATATCAAAGCCAAACCTGGGTATTACTTAGGCAATGCGGTGGATTTTTCTTCGCCACTGGTGATCGATGCCACCAATAACACCTTTAAGGTGAAGGTGGATGGTGTTGAGGCTGAAATCTCTTTGGTACAGCCGGCGGTTTACAATAATGGCGCCACCTTGGCGCAAGCTCTGGAAAAGGCCATCAATGACAATGCCACGTTAAAAGCCGAAGGGCTGTCGGTAAAGGTTGAATACACTGACGACCCGGCGTCGTTTGCCCATCAAAAGTTCGGCATTATCTCCAACTCCACCGGTAAAGATTCGAAAGTCGAAATCACTGAGGTTTCCAATGAAGCGGCGAATGCTTTTGGTTTTGTCAAAGGCATTGGTGATGGTGAGGTGGGTAAGGATCAGCAGGGCAATGTTGATGCAGCATCGGGCATTCGTTTAAAAGTGACGGGTGGTGCGCTTGGGGCACGGGGCAATGTCAGTTATGTCACTGGCTTTGCCGATCAGCTCAAAGACATTCTCGATGGTTTCTTGAATGGTGACGACAGTCTGTTGAGTGTGCGCCAGCAAGGGCTTGAGCAAGACAAAACTGACATCGCGACGGATCGCTCTGACCTCGATGCTCGGATATTGGCGATGGAAACCCGGCTGAAATCGCAGTTTCTCTATAACGACGCCATTATTCAAAAACTCAACACCACGCAAGACTTTGTTAAACAGCAGTTTGAGGTGTTGAACGCATCGAAAAACTGA
- a CDS encoding flagellar protein FlaG, with product MSELTLNTYEKGAVPPSAIRDIKAVAAKPKVMEASQSGNGLPPDDKAEPLNKEQVQEAVSRINEYVQQTERTLDFQLDEDSGKTIIRVYDTQSSELIRQIPSELALELARKLNDEEPSLLFSAQV from the coding sequence ATGAGCGAGCTGACCCTGAATACATATGAAAAAGGCGCTGTACCACCTTCTGCGATACGTGACATAAAAGCTGTGGCGGCAAAGCCCAAGGTAATGGAAGCCTCACAGTCCGGCAACGGCTTGCCGCCCGATGACAAAGCGGAACCTTTAAACAAGGAACAAGTGCAGGAAGCGGTGTCACGAATTAACGAATACGTACAGCAAACGGAGCGAACACTGGACTTTCAATTGGATGAAGACAGTGGCAAGACCATTATACGGGTCTACGATACTCAGTCTTCAGAGCTAATCCGCCAGATACCCAGCGAGTTAGCACTGGAGCTGGCGCGAAAGTTGAATGATGAAGAGCCATCTTTATTGTTTAGCGCGCAAGTCTGA
- a CDS encoding flagellin has product MPQIINTNIASINAQRNLDKSQSANQQALQRLSSGLRINSAKDDAAGLAISTRFTSQIKGLNVAVRNAGDGIALAQTAEGALGSINENLQRVRELAVQSANATNSDVDREALQAEVDQLVAEISRTAEETDFNGRKLLDGSFSATFQIGANAGQTVDVSIAELTANKLGASSASGISALGTDSALENGDLIINGVSIAASRSEDDTASTSGNDASAISKAAAINRYSAQTGVTAQVNENVAAGSEMSGIAGSGTFSINGVSIEFSTTTDAGQTRASITQAINSVADQTGVSAVDTGSAATGVNLVAADGRNIQLSFDTADLTGITAANFAAATGLAGGATDIDGAGAGTVYSNTYEGGYTLIADGDVKKIDISGGNGTGRGDLANSGLTAGSYQSGIATSVSEKQSINQSVQGIGDGASAGTLSNQVANAAGSRVQTLTGGNGNETIFNRFDTTANVANLQAGVATVANVNVGGTVSTVGIAATDTVAAIANNIDGVTGVSAYEEISFNISDYATLDDSTAATFQLGGKTISLGADNLNGTATTAERLEALALALNDQVGYTAGISVTAELNDAKDSLSVRIENRTATSVTLATDAATTTLTTDMATAQTGAAATFDNTAATLSGTVAFESDAVGTEVAVSLATSADISGANAERLVTGGATGGVGATFTSFGNQALSATGANDVSVTVGDATPQNITLAAGSTVADLAGQVDAIDGVAAYEEIALTINKSTLNTGDSLRIGGVNVAVSAQGPVSGSLSISATDQAAFGNAFGADLSGGALTFSIDVDGTTQNFTIDNDLSTSTGDLDAFVAALNADNTATSLGAFGLSAANVDGNLVISSNIAGAGKTVTNFEITNAGASTATVDPNGVTSTNVAGADGDLAGLVDDINGTDFSSANIDVSASLSSDGTSISLTVNNYSGSELTMSAITSGSSSRGIQVGTDLINEAVDKQLSGTLKFAGTGDEAVTVSMADAAVGGEFYTGNSDNATFTGVNGLTDGDLVINGVTISAAAVTDDTASAVTSSDGGKILSSSKSLSAIAVASAINKVSDETGVTATVNETVVTGGDGTNIDTTKFAIGDSAAIYINGVSVGSVTLQADGSGQIDTGRARADALNLINQSSGKTGVVAEDNGVSLTMTAADGRNVSIAIDDRSGSDASIGALFGLDATTQGNGIGESSFTAMSGDVGPEVTAESMTYETTYGTVQLSSARQFSLEGGANGNDELAALGLKTGTYGGGEDGQFLTDIDISTFEGAQAAITAVDNAIAQVASQRADLGAIQNRLESTVSNLQVTSENLNAANSRIQDADFAAETAELSRTQVLQQAGISVLAQANAAGQQVLSLLG; this is encoded by the coding sequence GACGGTATCGCACTGGCACAAACCGCCGAAGGTGCGTTGGGCTCGATCAACGAAAACCTTCAGCGTGTCCGCGAACTGGCCGTGCAATCCGCAAACGCAACCAACTCCGACGTTGACCGTGAGGCACTGCAAGCTGAGGTTGATCAGCTGGTCGCTGAGATCTCACGTACCGCAGAAGAGACCGACTTTAACGGCCGTAAACTGCTGGACGGTTCTTTCTCTGCAACGTTCCAGATTGGTGCGAACGCAGGTCAAACCGTTGACGTATCCATCGCCGAGCTGACCGCCAACAAGTTGGGTGCATCCTCTGCATCTGGTATCAGTGCTCTGGGTACCGACAGCGCTTTGGAAAACGGCGACCTGATCATTAACGGTGTGTCTATTGCCGCTTCTCGCTCTGAAGACGACACCGCGTCGACCTCTGGCAACGACGCCTCGGCCATCTCTAAAGCTGCAGCCATTAACCGCTACAGTGCGCAAACCGGTGTGACAGCTCAGGTGAATGAGAACGTCGCAGCGGGTAGTGAAATGTCAGGCATTGCTGGCAGCGGTACCTTCAGCATCAATGGCGTTAGCATTGAGTTCTCGACCACCACGGACGCTGGACAAACCCGTGCCTCGATCACTCAGGCAATTAACTCTGTTGCCGACCAAACTGGTGTTTCTGCCGTTGATACCGGTTCTGCTGCAACCGGTGTGAACTTGGTGGCTGCCGATGGTCGCAACATTCAACTGTCGTTTGATACCGCAGACCTGACCGGCATCACTGCCGCTAACTTTGCTGCCGCAACTGGCTTGGCCGGTGGCGCTACCGATATCGATGGCGCAGGCGCTGGCACTGTGTACAGCAACACCTACGAGGGTGGTTACACCCTGATTGCTGACGGCGATGTCAAAAAGATTGATATTTCAGGTGGTAACGGCACCGGCCGTGGCGACTTGGCAAACTCTGGTTTGACCGCAGGTAGCTATCAGTCAGGCATTGCCACCTCGGTGTCAGAAAAACAATCCATTAATCAGTCGGTGCAAGGCATCGGCGACGGTGCCTCTGCAGGCACATTGTCTAACCAAGTGGCCAATGCAGCTGGCAGCCGTGTACAAACCCTGACAGGTGGTAATGGTAACGAAACCATCTTTAACCGTTTCGATACCACAGCCAACGTTGCCAACCTGCAGGCGGGCGTCGCTACCGTTGCTAACGTGAATGTGGGTGGAACCGTCAGCACGGTAGGTATTGCAGCCACTGATACAGTCGCAGCCATTGCTAATAACATTGATGGCGTCACGGGTGTCAGTGCGTACGAAGAGATCAGTTTCAATATCTCTGACTACGCCACCTTGGATGACTCTACCGCGGCGACCTTTCAGTTGGGCGGCAAAACCATCTCGCTGGGTGCAGACAACCTCAATGGTACCGCTACCACGGCAGAGCGGTTGGAGGCTCTGGCGCTGGCATTAAATGATCAGGTCGGTTACACCGCTGGTATTTCGGTGACGGCTGAGTTGAACGATGCCAAAGATTCACTGTCGGTGCGCATTGAAAACCGTACCGCCACCTCAGTGACGTTGGCGACTGACGCTGCGACCACCACTCTGACCACAGATATGGCGACCGCACAAACCGGCGCCGCCGCTACCTTCGACAACACTGCAGCGACCTTGTCGGGTACCGTGGCGTTCGAGTCCGATGCGGTCGGTACTGAAGTCGCCGTCTCTCTGGCGACCTCTGCCGACATCAGTGGTGCTAACGCCGAGCGTCTGGTGACCGGTGGTGCCACCGGTGGTGTGGGTGCTACCTTCACTTCGTTTGGTAATCAGGCCCTGTCGGCCACTGGTGCCAATGATGTATCTGTCACCGTAGGTGATGCTACACCGCAGAACATTACCCTCGCGGCTGGCTCGACGGTGGCTGACTTGGCTGGCCAAGTAGATGCCATCGACGGTGTCGCGGCTTACGAAGAGATCGCGCTGACCATCAACAAGTCCACCCTCAATACCGGTGATAGCCTGCGTATTGGTGGTGTGAATGTGGCGGTGTCGGCTCAAGGCCCGGTGTCGGGCAGTCTGAGCATTTCTGCTACGGATCAAGCGGCATTCGGCAATGCCTTTGGTGCTGACTTAAGTGGTGGTGCACTGACGTTTAGCATTGACGTAGATGGCACAACACAAAACTTCACCATCGATAATGATTTATCGACCAGTACCGGTGACCTGGATGCCTTTGTGGCAGCGTTGAACGCTGATAACACAGCAACATCGTTGGGTGCTTTTGGTCTTTCGGCAGCGAATGTGGACGGTAACCTGGTGATCTCCAGCAATATTGCTGGAGCGGGCAAAACCGTGACTAACTTCGAGATCACCAATGCCGGTGCCTCGACAGCAACGGTCGATCCCAATGGTGTCACCAGCACTAATGTAGCGGGTGCTGACGGTGATCTGGCTGGTTTGGTCGATGACATCAACGGCACCGACTTCTCGTCTGCCAATATCGATGTATCGGCATCTTTGAGCTCGGATGGTACCTCCATCTCATTGACGGTGAACAACTACAGCGGCAGCGAGCTGACCATGTCGGCCATCACGTCTGGCAGTTCGTCTCGCGGTATTCAAGTCGGTACTGACTTGATCAATGAAGCGGTTGATAAGCAGCTGTCAGGTACGCTGAAGTTTGCCGGCACTGGCGACGAAGCGGTGACCGTATCCATGGCGGACGCTGCCGTAGGCGGTGAGTTCTACACTGGCAACTCAGACAACGCCACATTCACTGGTGTGAATGGCCTGACCGACGGTGACTTGGTCATCAACGGCGTAACCATTAGTGCTGCAGCTGTGACCGATGACACCGCCAGTGCGGTGACCTCGTCAGACGGCGGTAAGATACTGTCCAGCTCCAAGTCGCTGTCAGCGATTGCGGTCGCCTCTGCGATCAACAAGGTATCTGATGAAACGGGCGTAACGGCAACGGTAAACGAAACCGTAGTAACCGGTGGCGATGGTACCAACATCGATACCACTAAGTTCGCTATCGGTGACTCTGCTGCCATCTACATCAATGGCGTCAGCGTCGGCTCAGTGACCTTGCAAGCCGATGGTTCTGGTCAGATTGATACCGGTCGGGCCCGTGCCGATGCTCTGAACCTGATCAACCAAAGCTCTGGTAAGACCGGGGTGGTGGCAGAAGACAACGGTGTCTCTTTGACCATGACCGCGGCGGACGGACGCAACGTGTCGATCGCCATCGATGACCGCTCGGGTTCGGATGCTTCCATCGGCGCGCTGTTCGGCCTGGATGCAACCACGCAGGGCAATGGTATCGGTGAGTCTAGCTTTACCGCCATGTCGGGCGATGTTGGCCCAGAGGTGACGGCAGAAAGTATGACCTACGAAACCACCTACGGTACGGTGCAGTTGTCTTCTGCTCGCCAGTTCTCGCTGGAGGGCGGTGCCAACGGTAACGACGAGTTGGCTGCTCTGGGTCTGAAGACTGGTACCTACGGCGGTGGTGAAGACGGTCAGTTCCTCACGGACATCGACATCTCCACCTTCGAAGGCGCGCAAGCGGCAATCACGGCAGTGGACAATGCCATTGCTCAGGTGGCCAGCCAACGTGCTGACTTGGGTGCGATCCAGAACCGTTTGGAAAGCACCGTGAGCAACTTGCAGGTGACGTCTGAAAACCTGAATGCTGCGAACTCGCGGATTCAAGACGCTGACTTCGCCGCTGAGACGGCAGAGCTGTCGCGGACGCAGGTACTGCAGCAGGCTGGTATCTCGGTGCTGGCGCAGGCCAATGCGGCTGGTCAGCAGGTTCTGTCTCTCCTGGGATAA